Proteins encoded together in one Triticum dicoccoides isolate Atlit2015 ecotype Zavitan chromosome 7B, WEW_v2.0, whole genome shotgun sequence window:
- the LOC119335190 gene encoding uncharacterized protein LOC119335190 codes for MAGAADRQQPMEEAAAAAKRSRSEHHHGVADGLSFRMEDLPAEVQPLIISLLPLKEAVRTSTVSRSWTTLWRFHGNLCFHGPDDLEFDTADQHSAKIKRAKFIEAVNLVIQQHSGIGINKFSIRCGMHKEYSDNFDRWIGFAASSKANIIDFNLKNIYRPLEIHHFPLEALDSQGCSFVQSLFLTSVSIKPHSGISGFTILRRLVLKFVEILGDFPGLLAKCSELEDLVIIWCYGVHDLIIPHKLDKLQHLRISGTDVQMVEFHATDLAHFEYNGQVIPIVLHGCTKLEKATIKFNGTQALAHAFTAVPSILPVKTLNVQAFIPKYAQLQKLPTRQQGMFLHLRHMTCQLIVNSNDPNGDNEVLQLANCLDVAPELETLELHMLCAIPSGFSSGEVVVMRCHDHLKTVFMSGFRCYKAQINLACCILGNASVLEQLIIEPRIRDTTWPGDSSRLNTGLEEILPGICEWAQLTSKRFGKVINVLGAPLHTMEASLAGQDAGSLQHHR; via the exons ATGGCCGGAGCCGCAGATCGACAG CAGCCcatggaagaggcggcggcggcggccaagcgGAGCAGGTCGGAGCACCACCATGGCGTCGCCGACGGGCTGTCCTTCCGGATGGAGGACCTTCCAGCG GAGGTTCAGCCGCTTATAATCTCACTGCTGCCACTGAAAGAGGCCGTGAGGACAAGCACTGTTTCAAGAAGTTGGACAACGCTCTGGAGATTCCACGGCAACCTATGTTTTCATGGCCCCGATGATTTGGAATTTGACACCGCTGATCAACATAGTGCCAAAATAAAAAGAGCAAAGTTCATTGAGGCTGTAAATTTGGTTATTCAGCAGCATAGTGGGATAGGAATCAATAAGTTCAGCATCAGATGTGGCATGCACAAAGAGTACTCTGATAATTTTGACAGGTGGATTGGGTTTGCTGCTTcatcaaaggcaaatataatagatTTTAATCTGAAGAATATTTATCGCCCATTGGAAATTCACCACTTCCCTCTTGAGGCCTTAGATTCACAAGGTTGCTCATTTGTGCAGTCCTTATTTCTCACCAGTGTTTCTATTAAGCCACACTCAGGAATATCAGGCTTTACAATACTCAGAAGGCTTGTTCTGAAATTTGTTGAGATATTAGGAGATTTTCCAGGCTTGCTAGCAAAATGTTCAGAACTTGAGGACTTAGTGATCATCTGGTGCTATGGTGTGCATGACTTAATCATACCACACAAACTCGATAAACTTCAACATTTGCGGATTTCCGGAACGGACGTCCAGATGGTTGAGTTTCATGCTACTGATCTGGCTCATTTTGAGTACAACGGGCAAGTGATCCCTATAGTGCTTCATGGCTGCACAAAACTAGAGAAGGCAACAATAAAGTTTAATGGCACTCAAGCACTGGCACATGCATTCACTGCAGTTCCAAGCATTTTGCCTGTGAAGACATTAAATGTGCAAGCTTTCATACCAAAATATGCACAG TTGCAGAAGCTGCCAACAAGACAACAGGGAATGTTTTTGCATTTGAGGCATATGACCTGTCAATTAATTGTCAACTCTAACGACCCAAATGGTgataatgaagttcttcaactggccAATTGTTTGGATGTTGCACCAGAACTGGAGACATTGGAATTGCAT ATGCTCTGCGCGATACCCAGTGGTTTCTCCAGCGGTGAGGTGGTGGTTATGCGCTGCCATGATCATCTCAAGACGGTCTTCATGAGCGGGTTTCGCTGTTACAAGGCTCAGATTAACCTGGCATGCTGTATCTTGGGAAATGCTTCtgttcttgagcagctgataatagAACCAAGGATCAGAGACACAACATGGCCGGGTGATTCTTCTAGGTTGAATACCGGCCTTGAAGAAATTTTACCGGGGATTTGTGAGTGGGCACAGCTCACCTCGAAACGCTTTGGTAAGGTGATCAACGTCTTAGGTGCCCCCCTTCACA CGATGGAGGCTTCTTTGGCCGGGCAAGACGCAGGATCTCTTCAGCACCATCGTTAG